DNA from Aphis gossypii isolate Hap1 chromosome 3, ASM2018417v2, whole genome shotgun sequence:
TTACCTGACAGAATCGACGACATCTTGAAATACAAGAAACCGACATCAGCAAAAGGGTTACGACAGTTCCTGGGTATGATAAACTTCTATCGACGTTTTATACCCGGAGCTTCAGAAGCACAAGCACCATTGAACGTCTTACTGGTTCCCAATCTCAAAGGCAAAACTCCTATCAACTGGACACCTGAAGCTACTGCTGCTTTCGAAAATTGTAAAGAAAAACTTGCCTCAGCCACGTTACTTGCTCATCCTCGCGACAATGCACCATTGGCCATTGTAAGTGATGCTTCTGACACCGCAGTGGGCGCGACTCTCCAACAATTCGTCAACACGGGATGGCAGCCTCTCGcattcttttcaaaaaaactttcAGTAACTGAATCTAAATACGGAGCCTACGATCGTGAACTCCTTGCTATCTATCTTGCTGTCAAACATTTTCGACACATGGTAGAAACTCGCaattttaccattttcacTGACCACAAACCCATCACTTTCGCCTTTCAGCAGAAACTTGAAAAGTGCTCACCACGCCAATTTCGTCACCTAGATTATATCTCACAGTTTACTACAGACATAAGATATGTGCCAGGTAAACAGAACATCGTGGCCGACGCTCTCTCTCGAGTGGAAGTTCTTTCGGATACACTGGATTATACTGCCCTGGCTAAATCTCAACAAGAAGACGAcgaattaaaaacgtatttacgGAGTGACACTGGACTACAGCTTAAGCAAATTCAAATGCCCGGCATGGATGTTCCTGTGTTTTGCGACACCATGACACCAACCGCCCGAccttttattacaaaatcttTTCGACGTGCTGCTTTTAATACTGTCCATCGTCTTTCACATCCAGGCATAAAAGCCACTACCAAGTTGGTAACACAACGCACCACTTGGTTCATTCCCTCAACCATCACAAAGATTCGAACATGTACATTTAGACCTCATCATTATGCCATATTCAGAAGGATTCCGCTACTGCCTTACGTGTATCGATAGATTTACTCGATGGCCGGAAGTGATACCTTTGGAGAACCAAGAAGCAGAGACTGTCGCCCGagcattttatacacattggATTTCAAGATTTGGTACACCTCTTATTATAACGACTGATCAAGGGAGACAATTCGAATCAAACCTTTTCAAGTATCTAGGATATTGACTGGTACAAATCACCTCAGGACTACGGCCTACCACCCTTCAGCAAACGGTATGGTAGAACGAAGCCATCGACAGCTTAAGGCCGCTATCAAATGTCACCAGAACAAACGGTGGACTGAAATACTCCCAACAGTCTTATTAGGCATACGAGCAGCTTGGCGCGAGGATCTGAAGTCCACATCCGCAGAACTTGTATTCGGAGAACCACTTCGTCTACCTGGTGAATTTCTCTCAACAAGATCAGATGACGCTAAGTTTGAGAACGCAGCAGAGTTCATCAAGGATCTTCGACACCAGATTCGCCAGATACAACCGGTAAATGGAACCTGCCACggagaaaagaaaaatttcatatttaaggaCCTCGCCACCTCCAAACAAGTGTTTATTCGTCATGATGGACCGAAAAACTGTCTACAAATGCCGTACGACGGCCCATACCCAGTTGTAAGTCGCAATCGGAAAACCTTCTGCATTGACGTGAAAGGGAAAAAGATAACAGTGACTATTGATAGACTGAAACCAGCCTACATAATTGCTGATGACATACACGAGGAGGTTAGCTCCAGAAACATGAAACATGCCACACCCGAATCTATCGCAAATAAGGAACCAAAAACAGAAGAACCGACACCAGAAACAAAAGACAGGAAAACGCGTTCCGGTAGAAGAGTCCATTTCCCCGAACGTCTTCAAATAAGTTCCTGCTGACTCCATCACTGGTAGGGGGGTGATGTGGCGACGTGAACAATACACAACGAGCCGCCCAAATTATTTACGATGTCGACAGCGTACAATAGGAAAAACCCATGTTCTAGAATATTCCACGATGGTCTCGCTAGAGTATACTCGGGGATGTTCTAGAACAAAGCGGAGCCTATAAATACCAGCTGATCAGATGCTCAATTTTCATTCCGTCAGTGACTACGTATCGCGACTTACCGTGTTGTTCAGTTCGCAGTAATATTGTACGCGTAATTggtatttgtttgttatatttcattcttGTACATACATATCACAGTAATATagtgcttaatattttataaattgtgagtgattatttattaccataaaCCACAGTGTAATCACTTAGAAATATCGGTTTAGAAATATACATAACTAGGTTTTTGTCAGTTACcggattaaaatatatccgataaacaatataattatacagtttagagaatgttgaataatattataaaacataataatagtttttatccGACACgaaacaaaattgtaatgatttaatttgttagaGTATCTATTAATCCataagtaatatgtatataggaagtataatactatagtattgtgtatataatctatgcattatatatatatatatagatatacacacacatacctataaatattagtacctatatacattatattttagacttaaacaataatatatttattagtaaaacaaattatacaatcaTAAACATTGTTCATATTAAACTAGTTGAAGTATGTTgactgttataaaatatatggtgTTTGACTTGAATAATAGGTATGCTTACATAAAAAGCGTTTTTATATACCCCCAAGGCCCAAAGGGAATTTCACTGACCGTTAAGTCCAGAGGACAGCTAAGGCTAAGGTGTCGAGACGTGAGCGCCGTAGTGATCACTGTGGTATAGTTCATCAATGATAAATCTGTCATTTTATATACGCACTGGCCAATAATTCGATAAAGTTCCTAcgcatatttttgaaaaattaaatcttctTTATCGCCTTGGAGTTGTGAAAAAAACACTCTAAAAACCTCTTTTCAGATGATTGTGATAGTTCTTTCTCCACTAATATtggttcaaaatgtataaatgtctTAGCTACTAAATCATTTTTGTGTTTCTTGAATAGGCGGTAtgttaaatatgaattcaatgatacacCTATATATGTCTATCATTGTAACCGAAGAACAATAATTCTATACAGACTTATTaccaatatttatgtttttttcgatatagctattaaagtcatttattttacttttactattatatagtaggttGGTATATTTTTTCCCGAAAGTATTGCATTCATTATATTActagtttttaattgatataatatatatatatataatcaaaatttttattgcgtacagaaaaatgtataataatataaaatacataaaagtttaattttccaAGAGTaatgcttttaaattataataaaataattaacataatatttatttatcgtctaaaaaaagtaaatcttttcaaacttaaaatgtctatacaaaataacatgAATAATCTTGTATTAAGTCATCAAGAATTTTGACCCTacagcaaatatttttttatcgacatttacAGGAAAAAACctgttaaaattgaaacagTGTTATGCCTAACAAAAATTCTAAGACTtgaaagatttttaataatttatcatttaataaaattaatataaatggttgagtaaaagtaattattttacaagtgaATATTGAAtgtcattaatatttgaacttaaaaagctcataaaaaattaatttggttttctggtatatattttttatatatgagttAAAAAACCTATAGcttgtattaaattcataaatttaaagtaaaaaaaattatttaacgaaGTTCTaatcacataataatttactaatttttatagtttttattaattttgtcaaaatcataactttaaatacttttaaaaacatattgtgtctaaaaattttcaatatttaaaaaaataatttgaacattCAGTGAGAATTTCAAGTACCTaagatttttggtttttgagaGTTAcatcaataaacaaaatcaatttcgtCCAAAATTTCATTTGTTAAATCATATCATTTTATCGAAAACGTATCGTGCACTCATTCACGACAGAAATATtgcaaaatctaaaatatacgcTTTAGAATATCGTTTTAGTAAACGTTTAAGAGAAAGTCGTTATATAAATCCATTCCTAACATTTTATgcctaaaaatgataattttaaaattgtaatagtttaattaataatattatgaataaattatgatacatttattCCAAAATTAAAGTATCAATATAAACCTAAGAGGTGCAGTCCTATTGATTCATTGCTTTAAGTTTGGTCATATATTGAAGTAAGTTCAGTTCTATATACCATATGTTacagttacaataaaattgtctGATGAATAAACGCATATTTGATTTGGTATAcgtaaataagttttataagaCGACAGAACACACGTGGGTTAAACATCCCCTGCTTAAGATATTTCCTATTATTCCCCGCCGATAAGTATGGTTAATGTgctattttatagaaaaacgttagaaaacataacaatacaCCACATAtgggtataatatgtagtatcgaaatagaaaaaaaattgtatatggaataatataaaatatgtaaagtttatataatatatagtcagacagataaattgtattttttcgaatgacaatataataatgcactTGAACGcgttactataaaattatgtattacatttaggTACACAAATTTATAGGGTACGATGTATCGGTAACGTgtcatgtacctatttaaagaatataaattatattatgtacctcgTCGCATATATAACACGATATATCATCGTTGCACCGACGCGGCCGGTTAACCAATGAAATGTCGTCGGATTCGCGGCCGCCACCCTATTTATAATGTGCATATGCTCGTTAGCGGCAGCAGTATTATAACTAGATGTGTGAATTTTCTTgatgaaaatcaataaaatcgtTACAAATCAAACAACGGACTCGCTGAAAGCGGACTCGCGAACGGAGGGGAAACGCATCGTCAacgtataacatatataatataatatatataataatatatgtataatacgtgCGGGCACGGTTCATTACGAATATTTAGGACGcgcgtataataaaaataatagtaataataatagtgtatatttaCGTCATCAATCATTTACAAAAAAGGCGTTTCGAAAACGCGAAACCCctccttaattattatttttccacaaCACCGAATTCGTGGATACTTGACTCCGTCTATACAAACgtcgtgtgtgtgcgtgtgcgtatcgtatatatatataatatatcagcaCCGCGaaccaatttataaatataataaataatatatatactatttaatgcGTTTATACGTTTGCGTGTGCGCGcacgtatatgtgtgtgtgtgtgtgcatgcGAACTCGTCTTTGTTTAGTCgaacaaatattaatcataggATTGGTTACGGATCGTATATGTGCATAGTCCCCACAATAAATGGTCTCCGAGCCCGACAAAATGGCTCCCCCGTTGACCCCGATTTTTCGCTAAACAACACTATATACGATACTTAGAATATATAGTGATATGATGTATGTATGGATCGTCATCGTatgaatgtgtgtgtgtgtgtgtatcgtTTATAGGGATAAATGGGGTGTGCGCGTTTTTTTCCCCCCATTCATAATGCGGACAATGCGAACgtctagtataatatgtataaggaAAAGGGTTAAATAAAATCGAATATACGGTCGACGCGTCGCACCATAAATAAATCACGAAGAAAATATCTCAATAATAGTGATTTTTAAACTGGTATAGTGGGTTTGACAATCggtgttcaataataatttatattatatattatattcgcgaTTCGGTGACTATTATTTgacattaggtatatacctagttataaGTAACACGTCGTTCGCAAACCATTTACAGTGTATATACTCgagtttgttataaaaatatatactataatatctgTATGGATGTGCACTCTGTAAACTTAAGTCGTAACTTAATAAGtttgtatataagtacctatacttacaAATGACCccaaatatatagaataaagttatagttttatgaagTTATAGCTTggtaataattaggtatgatttattaataattgcatgtaatttcatatttgcatcataaatgtaataatattctatacttaGACTAAATTATACTGTGTGGTGTAACAGAAATTactgatataggtatatatttaaaattataaaaaaatatgtaagtaccaAGTacctgtattttaaaatattttgtttaaatgaaacatttataggttttacaataaaagaacaaaaaacaaaatttaaaataataaataattgttaagtataatttaattataatttactgaaATTCGTGTATTATTTTGGATTTCAGAATTCGGTGgtgcatttaatatttgtatgtttatgccgaataacgaaaaaatgcttagttaataaaataaacaaacagagtagttttcataatattataatagtatataaaatcgataaaaatttcgttttaagaaatatttcgTAGCAACCTAGATTCGAATTATTCgactatcaatattaataaaattacattattattattaatagtaataatgactagcttattttagtaatatttacaaaattattattgtcataaaaaacaatatattattacaatattttataatattatatgggccGTACGCTTacgtagtattatttattattcgctAATcgctataataggtattttgcAGTATATTCGCCGAGGTTTTCGATATAtgcgactataataataatatggcgtatagttattacaataattgagATTTCAAGCGCGCGCGTGTTACGTGTGCGTTTAAATCGTATTTCGATTCGGCGCGTTTATATATCGCGTGTCTAAAAAGCGGTTAGATAAAATGACACGCCGGACTGATATCCGCCGTGTAACGGTTGGGTAGCGCAAATCGACCATGTATACCGAAACACGCGGTACTTGCCTACATCGAATCCGTGTGAAATCCTTCGTACACGGACCCGCACCGTATATAAATGCCAACACTTGATAATTGACGATGTGTATTAAATTGCGGCTgtggtttttataatgatatataatacgtattacattataaagtaaatattatacaaataatagttaatatttcacgtcataattattatgtgggTATGTATACCTCTATAGGGACACTAAATCtaatgataatgttttttttcattcctcaAAATCGTTTTCGTTTTGTTTACGTACGTCGAAATGTAGTTATATTGGTAACATCTATGCCCCAACTATGctgaaatagtatattataaaaataggcGTACATTCGGTTTTGCAATCGTTATTCACTCAACagcaacttaatttttattcgccTATGCATAAATGCGTATAACTACTCGTATAGATATACAAtacactctttttttttttttataataatatgactatattatagtatgtaaaaaaaatcacttaatTCCGCTAAACGCTGCCAGGCACATGgactagaa
Protein-coding regions in this window:
- the LOC126550978 gene encoding uncharacterized protein LOC126550978 — its product is MVERSHRQLKAAIKCHQNKRWTEILPTVLLGIRAAWREDLKSTSAELVFGEPLRLPGEFLSTRSDDAKFENAAEFIKDLRHQIRQIQPVNGTCHGEKKNFIFKDLATSKQVFIRHDGPKNCLQMPYDGPYPVVSRNRKTFCIDVKGKKITVTIDRLKPAYIIADDIHEEVSSRNMKHATPESIANKEPKTEEPTPETKDRKTRSGRRVHFPERLQISSC